Part of the Vicia villosa cultivar HV-30 ecotype Madison, WI unplaced genomic scaffold, Vvil1.0 ctg.000567F_1_1, whole genome shotgun sequence genome is shown below.
AAGAAGAATGGAATGATTAAGACAACAAAAAATTTCTATATGACAAAaaggttaaaaaaattattgcatCCTCACTTTAGGGATGAACAATTTCTTCCCGGtgtctaattataaaaaaaaacggaAATACAGAAAACTTTGGAATTCAACAACAAGAAGGATAAAAAGACAAGAAAAACATATATCGCTTGTTCTAAAAATAAAGAACAAACACATCTATTTTTCACGGTttcacaaaatatttaaaaaaccgaaccaatatGGTCGGTTCAACCGGTTGGATCGGGAATCGAAACTGAATCTAATGCGGTTAACCTTTCAAAACCGTTAGTGGGTCAAAACCGgagtaaaatttaaaaaaaatcggatTGAATCGTTCGAACCAAAGAATGCAAACCATTTTTCATAAAACCGACCGATTCaaaaaattcatcaaatcaacttcttctttttttgaaaaatttaatatatcaatatcaaaacttAAAATTTAATAGGAGTAATATTTGTTTGTTTGGAATACTTTGGATTGAGACTATTTCTAAACAGGATGCCTACACAAGAATGGAATTGCAAAAACGAGGATTAATCAGCAGCAATCATAATTTAGTCCGTCCCTTATGCTTTGAAGAATAAGAGACAATTAATCATTTTGTTCTCAATTTGTTCCTCTCTTGTCCAATTGTTGAGGGGTGTGTATGATTGGATTGGTATTGACTTGGGGGTGGGAAAGCTTCTATTACAAAGCATAACAAGACCTTTCAAAAGAAATTAAAGGGAATAATTGATTGGCATCATATTGGTCTATTTGGTTTAAAAGAAATGATATTCTCTTCAAGGGTGGAATCCAAATTGTAGAAAATGTCTGAGAAATACCGAGATTTTGTTGCGAGAGTGTTTGTTTCGAGTGTTAGGCGAAATAATGCTTGTAATTTGGCAAATTGGATTACCAACCCCATATCTTATATCCTAAAGGATCATACCTTATATTCTTTTATCAAATAATGAATTGAcgattttttaacattttacaaTCATTTTATTAGCTTTAAATAATAATGTTTAAGTTATTTATTATGCAAGAGATCCAACTCTTGTTGAACTTTGTATTGGGACACAGGTGCTTGTATTCTTTTGAAGTGATAGCGACACATGTAAGTACTCAAAGAAAATCCAGCATTTAATTTAGTACCACCCTACAAACATGACAGACCCTGGAAGATATTCCATAACACCCCGAAAATAGGAAATAGTACTACATAAACTACTGCATAAAGATAAATCAATTATTTTCCACAACAATCTCTTGAAGCTTCTTGCAGAAATCATCAATATAAGATGACTCAAGATCTTTGTTAAGCAACATCTCTCTAATCTTACCATGCTTAGCCTTAACTTCTTTACCGATTTCATTCTCATCATCCATCACAATTCTCACAGCTTTACAAACACTATCCTTAGTATACAAACCGTCTTCACCTTTCTCAACTTCCACACCAACTTTCAAGGTATTTCCCATCATCCTAGCATTCAATATTTGGTCACCAACATTTGGCAACAAAACCAATTGACACTTATTCACCAATGCCTCAGACAAAGAACCTGAACCACAATGTGTAATGAAACACCCCACAGAAGGATGTTCCAAAATCAGTTGCTGTTGAACCCAACCACCATACACAACACCTCTTCCTTTAATCCTTTCTGCAAACCCTTCCGGTAATGCTTCTTCAACTGTTGTAAAACCAAAAGGTGGTTTCAAAGCTGCAAAAAATGGCATATCAGTTAACTCAAGACCAAGCATTAACTCTTGAAATTGATTTGGTCTTAAAACACATTCACTTCCAAAACAACAATAAACAACTGAATCTGTTTTGAATCCACCAAGCCAAGTAGACCAATTTTCATCcaaaatagaatttgatttttctaGTATAACCGGTCCTGTAGTTAGAACCGGTTTGTTAAACTGTTTCTGTATGTAATCAAGATAAGGTCCTTCAATTTCTCTGCATGTTCTATATCCTAATGCATCAGCTTCATTCAAAGCAATGGCTTGTCTATCATAGAAAAGAACATTGCTACCAAAAGTTTCTTTCCTTTTAGCAGCCAAAGATTTTGCTTCATGACTATGAAGCTTGATAGATGAAACAGGGAAACCAGGAGGAGGTTTCATGAGATCAAATTCAGTTAAATTGTTTCCCTGTGAAAACCTAGCTGGTGTTGTAGTGTAACCAACCATGACTGAACTAATAATGCAATAATGAATAGCTTTGATGCCTAAACGCTTGGTTAAAGATGGAATCCAATGTGTGAAATCGTAGAAAACAATGTGAGGTTTGAGAATAGTGAGATGAGTTTCAATGTCGGGTTTTGTTAGATCCATGGCGGTCATGATGTGTGGTTGTAAAGGGTAAGGGACATCAGCAGTTGTTTGTGCATTGGGAGGAAGACCTTCAACATGAGGAACTGTAATGGTTACAAATGTGATCAAATGAGGGTGGAGATTGGATGGTTCTAATATGGATTGCGCTTTTTTAGGTATGAAAAAGGTTATTTTATGGCCTTTATTTGCTAGTTTGTTTGCAAGGTGAAGAAATGGAGTTTGGTGGCCCAGGGCAAACCATGGATACATTGCTATGTgtaaagaagatgatgaatccaTTATGATGATTGAGAAGAAAATAATATGAACAATATTGCAAACAATTTTGGTTGTGAAGTTGTCTTGCAATGTTTATTTATAGGGTGGCATTTAGCATAGATCCTTCTATTTTTGGCCATTATGGAGAAGATGTTTTTTTCACCATTAATTTGATAATATTTATATTCAATGGCCAAGATCTACTACTAACAACTT
Proteins encoded:
- the LOC131629472 gene encoding UDP-glycosyltransferase 79B30-like yields the protein MDSSSSLHIAMYPWFALGHQTPFLHLANKLANKGHKITFFIPKKAQSILEPSNLHPHLITFVTITVPHVEGLPPNAQTTADVPYPLQPHIMTAMDLTKPDIETHLTILKPHIVFYDFTHWIPSLTKRLGIKAIHYCIISSVMVGYTTTPARFSQGNNLTEFDLMKPPPGFPVSSIKLHSHEAKSLAAKRKETFGSNVLFYDRQAIALNEADALGYRTCREIEGPYLDYIQKQFNKPVLTTGPVILEKSNSILDENWSTWLGGFKTDSVVYCCFGSECVLRPNQFQELMLGLELTDMPFFAALKPPFGFTTVEEALPEGFAERIKGRGVVYGGWVQQQLILEHPSVGCFITHCGSGSLSEALVNKCQLVLLPNVGDQILNARMMGNTLKVGVEVEKGEDGLYTKDSVCKAVRIVMDDENEIGKEVKAKHGKIREMLLNKDLESSYIDDFCKKLQEIVVENN